One genomic window of Candidatus Aquicultor sp. includes the following:
- a CDS encoding helix-turn-helix transcriptional regulator, translating into MHEVRNKLVAEQTIILVLLMYRVVTLVYAAILGLTGLGYLSLPLFAAVMVYTVLIIAFRTQVVRLLLKYPLLMLVDVALMMVLELSSGAYKNPYSLYTFSPLLIGGYLFRYSGAFIIGSIQNILITIADWMLGYSPLQFEIRGQSIMIYIFTYYVTAYGMAYLSELTSDLEAVNKTKANVQADWIETRKLLEASLQKFNLSQRESQVLMLLFDGLTYEQIASELDVTNNTIKTYVKRVYEKLQVSTKQEALSTAMRLNGEVG; encoded by the coding sequence ATGCATGAAGTCCGTAATAAACTAGTTGCAGAACAAACAATTATCCTTGTTCTGCTGATGTATCGTGTTGTAACCCTCGTTTATGCGGCAATACTGGGCTTAACTGGATTGGGCTATCTGTCACTGCCGCTGTTTGCAGCAGTCATGGTATATACCGTGCTAATTATTGCGTTCAGGACACAAGTAGTGAGACTGCTGCTCAAATATCCATTACTAATGCTCGTTGATGTAGCCTTGATGATGGTACTTGAACTAAGTTCGGGCGCTTATAAAAACCCTTACTCTCTTTATACATTTAGCCCGCTGCTCATCGGTGGTTATCTTTTTCGGTACTCTGGCGCTTTTATTATTGGAAGTATCCAAAACATCCTGATTACTATAGCCGATTGGATGCTAGGGTATAGCCCTTTGCAATTCGAAATACGCGGTCAGTCCATAATGATATATATTTTCACATACTACGTTACCGCATATGGTATGGCATACCTCTCTGAACTGACTTCAGACTTAGAAGCGGTCAACAAAACTAAGGCAAATGTTCAAGCCGATTGGATTGAAACAAGGAAACTTCTGGAAGCATCACTGCAAAAATTCAACTTATCACAGCGTGAGTCTCAAGTCTTAATGCTATTATTCGACGGACTAACCTACGAGCAAATTGCATCTGAACTTGATGTTACTAACAACACGATCAAGACCTATGTTAAGAGAGTGTATGAGAAGCTACAGGTATCAACAAAACAAGAGGCGCTCAGCACGGCGATGAGGTTAAATGGTGAAGTTGGCTAG
- a CDS encoding methyltransferase domain-containing protein, translated as MKLTSSFWQNYFKAYDVLNMVYPYQVHLDTIAEYCGLQKDGRVLDAGCGTGNLSCKLGRHCSNVIGIDNVEAALVICRNKVPDADFILHDLNEPLPFTDNYVDAIVCNFIIHILSPGRRPFLIQEFYRILKPGGKIVISNPGKDFSSLAVYKAHLRHERERFGRIITLVRAARLVLPTLRMFYYSSKIQDNAKGGDLSFFIPGEQRQLLERAGFNTSPEQLSYAGQGLLIVGRK; from the coding sequence ATGAAATTGACGAGCAGTTTCTGGCAGAACTATTTTAAAGCATACGATGTCTTGAACATGGTTTATCCATATCAAGTCCACCTCGACACGATCGCAGAATATTGCGGATTGCAGAAAGACGGGCGTGTGCTTGATGCTGGCTGCGGAACCGGCAATTTAAGTTGCAAGTTAGGACGGCATTGTTCTAATGTAATAGGGATCGATAATGTTGAGGCTGCATTAGTTATCTGCCGAAACAAGGTCCCGGATGCAGACTTCATCTTACACGACCTAAACGAGCCTCTTCCATTTACTGATAATTACGTTGATGCAATCGTCTGCAATTTTATTATTCATATATTATCCCCCGGCAGACGGCCTTTTTTGATCCAAGAATTCTACAGAATCCTAAAACCGGGCGGCAAAATCGTTATAAGTAACCCCGGTAAGGATTTTAGCTCGCTGGCTGTTTATAAAGCTCATCTGCGACACGAGCGCGAACGATTCGGGCGGATAATAACCCTGGTAAGAGCTGCAAGGCTCGTATTGCCAACTTTGCGAATGTTTTATTACAGCTCGAAAATTCAGGATAATGCTAAGGGCGGAGACCTCTCCTTCTTCATACCTGGCGAACAACGGCAATTACTTGAGAGAGCCGGTTTCAATACTTCTCCAGAGCAGCTTTCTTATGCTGGCCAAGGTTTGCTTATTGTAGGCAGAAAATAA
- a CDS encoding helix-turn-helix transcriptional regulator: protein MKSWLDTQPAQSVLRMLLWYRIFILLYAGFLGIVGLHYLAIPSYIFALIYNTILFKYWDSVIGVLRKWQFLIVIDILISLFLWVNSGVYKSPYFLYIFSPIMMGSFIGGYFSALWIASLESVLRLVGYRLGYYDMSLLENFGEHVATYMPFFFLVAFIMAYVGSLLKKLDLADRDKTAASCELEEARKRLKKALAGRNLSNREIEVLIHAAEGRNIDEICKALGVSQNTIKTYFKRIYAKLGVSSKQEALSLVMNEEYAID from the coding sequence ATGAAATCGTGGCTGGATACACAACCTGCACAGTCAGTTTTGCGAATGCTTTTATGGTACAGGATATTTATCTTGTTGTATGCAGGTTTCTTGGGCATAGTAGGTCTACATTACCTCGCCATTCCTTCTTATATTTTTGCCCTCATCTATAACACCATCCTTTTTAAATATTGGGATTCAGTTATCGGCGTGCTCCGAAAATGGCAGTTTCTCATCGTGATCGACATCCTGATATCGCTTTTCCTTTGGGTTAACTCAGGGGTTTATAAGTCACCATATTTTCTATACATCTTTAGCCCGATAATGATGGGCTCCTTTATTGGCGGCTATTTTAGTGCACTCTGGATCGCTTCACTTGAAAGCGTTCTTAGGCTTGTTGGTTACCGCCTGGGATATTATGACATGTCACTCCTCGAAAATTTCGGAGAACATGTCGCTACATATATGCCGTTCTTTTTCCTCGTCGCATTTATCATGGCCTATGTCGGCTCTTTACTTAAGAAGCTCGACCTTGCTGACCGTGATAAAACTGCAGCCAGCTGCGAACTTGAGGAGGCAAGGAAACGACTCAAGAAAGCTCTTGCCGGCAGAAATCTCTCAAACCGGGAGATCGAAGTGCTTATTCACGCAGCTGAGGGTAGAAATATCGACGAGATATGTAAAGCGCTTGGCGTATCGCAGAACACTATCAAAACTTATTTTAAACGGATATATGCAAAGCTCGGCGTTTCATCGAAACAGGAAGCGCTTTCGCTCGTTATGAATGAGGAATACGCCATTGATTAA
- a CDS encoding ThiF family adenylyltransferase, whose protein sequence is MHNYNEMVQRNRGLIIPEHQERLRDLKVAIAGVGGVGGITAERLVRLGIGTLHIADPELFEIGNANRQLLANQQTIGQNKALMFESELLKINPHLNLKVWEEGISEQNVGEFLNGADIVIDAIEYNRPDLSVMLNKASREAGKTVLIAFAIGFGATMFAFNANGIKFEDYIGLPANASPEEVEDYIIPLDRFCPEVPKYVEMNIIEKVVRREMHIPTSSLGCLAAASLLVAGVIMFIIDNKRIPVAPKYLAVDFYNMF, encoded by the coding sequence ATGCACAATTACAATGAGATGGTTCAGCGCAATAGAGGGCTTATTATCCCCGAACACCAAGAACGGTTGCGAGATTTGAAGGTTGCTATAGCGGGTGTTGGCGGTGTTGGCGGAATTACAGCTGAGCGGCTCGTCCGGTTAGGCATAGGCACATTACATATCGCTGACCCCGAACTTTTTGAAATCGGCAATGCAAATAGGCAGCTTCTGGCAAATCAGCAGACCATAGGGCAGAATAAGGCTCTAATGTTTGAGTCTGAATTACTGAAGATTAACCCGCATCTGAATCTAAAAGTCTGGGAAGAAGGCATCTCCGAGCAAAATGTCGGCGAATTCCTCAACGGTGCGGATATTGTAATCGATGCCATAGAATACAATCGGCCAGATCTATCGGTTATGCTGAATAAAGCCTCGAGAGAGGCAGGTAAGACCGTACTTATTGCTTTCGCGATAGGCTTTGGCGCAACCATGTTCGCATTCAACGCAAACGGTATCAAGTTCGAGGATTATATAGGCCTCCCGGCAAACGCATCTCCTGAAGAAGTTGAGGACTATATCATACCGCTTGATAGGTTCTGTCCTGAGGTTCCCAAATACGTAGAGATGAATATCATTGAAAAAGTGGTTCGCAGGGAGATGCATATTCCTACATCGAGCCTTGGATGTTTAGCAGCAGCATCGCTTCTCGTTGCGGGTGTTATCATGTTTATTATCGATAATAAACGAATCCCCGTGGCTCCCAAATACTTGGCGGTCGATTTCTATAATATGTTCTAG
- a CDS encoding helix-turn-helix transcriptional regulator, with protein MNQDKNQMEDKPVIKSSCDNHAKLTGREKQVLRYLQKGLPYKTIAVELQLSIKTIESHASKAFRKCNVSNRFELAELDISQKT; from the coding sequence TTGAACCAAGACAAGAATCAGATGGAGGATAAACCTGTCATCAAATCCAGTTGCGACAATCATGCCAAACTGACTGGCCGAGAGAAGCAAGTGCTTAGGTATCTGCAAAAAGGACTACCATACAAGACTATTGCGGTTGAGCTTCAGTTATCTATAAAAACTATTGAGTCTCACGCCTCAAAGGCCTTTCGCAAATGTAATGTTTCAAATCGTTTTGAATTAGCTGAGCTGGATATTTCTCAAAAAACATAG
- a CDS encoding GNAT family N-acyltransferase, translated as MALVRPQSFSNLRAFIKNQFPTFTERGVIGKLLDPDNPTELDLLRRFRYKYWVERFKYVDETETDGEYEYDKYDEHSTHFGVFDQDTEDIIGYARIISPGKHGLQVDNVFEDLVHPRAPDTDRMPRSAESSRLIVAPEAGGKRRDVARMLYKLQYQFFKRYGFKYWYTTTYIPFLRALRAQKYKFDIIGPGQDYQGHMCFPTLMVMDEFDAYLSEKDPEHYYWLNDGIDEIKDINSIFSDIPEDLRLFNPEYIVKRKK; from the coding sequence ATGGCATTAGTAAGACCGCAAAGTTTTTCAAACTTGAGAGCGTTTATTAAGAATCAATTCCCCACGTTTACAGAGCGTGGGGTTATCGGCAAGCTGCTCGACCCCGACAATCCGACTGAACTGGATTTGCTTCGCCGATTTAGATACAAGTATTGGGTAGAGCGATTTAAGTACGTCGATGAGACGGAAACCGACGGTGAGTATGAATATGACAAATATGATGAGCACTCAACACATTTCGGAGTGTTTGATCAAGATACGGAAGATATTATCGGTTATGCCAGGATCATTAGTCCCGGTAAACATGGCTTACAGGTAGATAACGTCTTTGAAGATCTGGTGCACCCCCGTGCGCCGGATACGGACCGCATGCCAAGAAGTGCAGAATCATCAAGGCTCATCGTAGCTCCCGAAGCGGGAGGCAAGCGCCGTGATGTCGCGCGCATGCTTTATAAGCTGCAGTACCAATTCTTTAAGCGTTACGGATTCAAATACTGGTACACGACGACATATATTCCCTTTTTAAGAGCTCTGAGGGCGCAGAAATATAAATTCGACATTATTGGCCCTGGTCAGGATTATCAAGGCCATATGTGTTTCCCCACGTTAATGGTCATGGATGAATTTGACGCCTATTTGTCCGAAAAGGATCCCGAGCACTATTATTGGCTAAATGATGGCATTGATGAAATCAAAGATATAAACAGCATTTTTTCCGATATTCCGGAAGATCTTCGGCTATTTAACCCCGAGTATATAGTTAAGCGGAAAAAATAA
- a CDS encoding diguanylate cyclase — protein MLREFAENNGETFRRVVIAIPTTLILAYLVLMFSLQTGNRVNDAVLRLPVVLSVLYAFVGSSWAVKHSKAYKRLWRLVSISMLLWFAGEATYASYVFRLGVTNVPSPSLADIFSIAYAPLILGIMVSLGRIHPPFDMEKKQFLIGVFMTGFALLLVAYKFVIAPAWYSDEMSLIQRIFFIATYPLTDCIVLISLLSASYKLRDTKIEGWLVLFISAFVWALVGDIVYYTNGLEKEPFTFLPFIMMAFFIALSAIDEVSGVLLGTIDRSKIKLSGFVPEIGIRIYSTWRTLFIPMMTVVIVLAVWVYNSYVGRPGEVPVLGMISAITLMLLVYRNHLLLSDNAALQAKALRDNTTGLNNHRYFQEALDKTMLKAQKAKRDLSLVMVDIDNFATVNNMYGHIFGDKVLAAIGKAILSKLREADEACRLSGDEFAIILPRTNAEKALKIAEGTKAAIGLRLEEEFPDADISVTVGVSAYPTLAKDKDELLHTADGTLYWGKITGKNQALLYDANVVEALSADERASRAENAALIDMIRSLARAVDARDPYTRQHSKRVSAFAVKLARYIDLDPEVVSRIEIAGMLHDIGKIGVPDQILNKPGRLTDEEMEIIKNHPGLSAQILESTRLKEIIPMVNSHHERWDGKGYPSGLKGENIPFEARILALADTFDAMTSDRPYRKGLTVEEALAEIERCAGSQFDAKLTAKFIEVFSGKQVQSDLATIDEEITEDEFELLSISA, from the coding sequence ATGTTAAGAGAATTTGCAGAAAATAATGGGGAGACGTTCCGGCGTGTTGTAATCGCTATACCCACAACGCTTATCCTCGCATATCTGGTTCTTATGTTTAGTTTGCAGACAGGCAACAGGGTTAACGATGCTGTATTGAGGTTGCCTGTTGTTCTATCAGTTCTTTATGCTTTTGTTGGCTCTTCCTGGGCCGTTAAGCATAGCAAAGCATACAAAAGACTCTGGCGTTTAGTGTCGATAAGCATGCTGTTATGGTTTGCGGGCGAGGCTACGTATGCAAGTTACGTGTTTCGCTTGGGCGTTACTAATGTTCCATCCCCATCCCTCGCCGATATATTTTCTATAGCTTATGCGCCATTAATACTTGGAATAATGGTGAGCTTGGGTCGAATACACCCACCGTTTGATATGGAGAAGAAGCAATTCCTTATCGGTGTGTTTATGACCGGTTTTGCGCTGCTTCTTGTCGCTTATAAATTTGTTATTGCGCCAGCTTGGTACTCGGATGAGATGAGCTTGATTCAACGAATATTTTTTATTGCCACTTATCCGCTAACGGATTGTATCGTTCTAATATCGCTGCTATCTGCGTCATACAAGCTTCGCGATACCAAAATTGAGGGTTGGCTTGTTCTCTTTATTAGCGCATTTGTCTGGGCGCTAGTCGGTGATATCGTATACTATACGAACGGGCTTGAAAAAGAGCCGTTTACGTTCCTACCGTTTATTATGATGGCTTTCTTTATCGCTTTGTCTGCTATTGATGAAGTTAGCGGTGTCCTTCTAGGAACTATAGATCGCTCAAAAATAAAACTAAGCGGATTCGTTCCGGAAATCGGAATACGTATTTACAGTACTTGGCGGACGCTTTTTATCCCAATGATGACAGTTGTCATTGTCCTGGCGGTCTGGGTGTATAATTCCTACGTTGGCAGACCGGGCGAGGTCCCTGTGCTTGGTATGATTTCAGCGATAACTTTAATGCTCTTAGTATACAGGAATCATTTGCTCCTCTCGGATAATGCAGCGTTGCAGGCAAAAGCGCTCCGCGATAACACCACAGGACTTAATAATCACAGATATTTCCAAGAAGCGCTTGATAAAACAATGCTTAAAGCCCAAAAAGCAAAGAGAGACTTATCGTTAGTAATGGTGGATATCGATAACTTTGCAACTGTTAATAATATGTACGGGCACATATTTGGCGATAAAGTTCTTGCCGCAATCGGTAAGGCTATCTTGTCGAAACTTCGTGAAGCCGATGAGGCATGCAGGCTTAGCGGTGATGAATTTGCGATAATTCTACCGAGAACGAATGCAGAAAAAGCACTAAAGATAGCCGAAGGAACAAAAGCAGCTATCGGCCTGCGCCTCGAAGAAGAATTCCCGGATGCGGATATCAGCGTGACCGTCGGCGTAAGCGCGTACCCGACACTCGCGAAAGATAAAGATGAGCTGTTGCATACGGCGGATGGCACCTTGTACTGGGGCAAAATAACCGGTAAAAACCAAGCCTTACTATATGATGCCAACGTAGTAGAAGCACTCAGTGCAGATGAACGTGCCAGCCGAGCTGAGAACGCGGCGCTCATCGATATGATTCGAAGCCTAGCGCGAGCGGTCGATGCGCGAGATCCGTATACGAGACAGCACTCGAAACGAGTAAGCGCTTTTGCAGTAAAACTGGCAAGGTATATCGATCTCGATCCTGAAGTTGTGAGTCGAATCGAGATAGCCGGTATGCTCCATGACATCGGAAAAATCGGTGTTCCCGACCAGATCCTTAACAAACCCGGCAGGCTTACCGACGAAGAAATGGAGATCATTAAGAATCATCCTGGGTTAAGTGCTCAGATATTAGAGTCAACTCGACTAAAAGAGATCATACCGATGGTAAATTCTCATCACGAGCGCTGGGATGGCAAAGGCTATCCAAGTGGGTTGAAAGGTGAAAATATTCCGTTCGAAGCCAGAATTCTTGCCCTGGCCGATACGTTCGATGCAATGACATCAGACAGGCCGTACAGGAAAGGTCTAACCGTAGAAGAAGCGCTAGCAGAAATTGAGCGGTGTGCCGGCTCGCAGTTCGATGCGAAGCTCACCGCCAAGTTCATAGAAGTTTTCAGCGGTAAACAAGTGCAAAGCGATTTAGCTACCATCGACGAGGAAATCACTGAAGACGAGTTTGAATTGCTATCTATCTCGGCTTAA
- a CDS encoding helix-turn-helix transcriptional regulator, with amino-acid sequence MSEIINDQTFDLLASSYIGFFLIAFFFGYPAHIIQQIDNAKNDITQVDKKLEAAQQIIAAAPLDQTQLSAREQQVLSCLAQGRTNAQIASDLFISEATVKNHLYRIYKKLGIKSRDDVIKHFHSMQVETPVES; translated from the coding sequence ATGTCTGAAATCATTAATGACCAAACGTTCGATCTTCTTGCTTCAAGCTATATTGGGTTTTTCTTAATAGCATTCTTCTTTGGCTATCCTGCCCATATAATTCAACAAATCGATAATGCTAAGAACGACATAACTCAGGTCGATAAAAAGCTCGAAGCAGCACAACAGATTATAGCCGCTGCGCCCCTGGATCAAACACAACTTTCAGCGCGAGAACAGCAGGTACTCTCTTGCTTAGCACAGGGAAGAACCAACGCCCAGATTGCCAGCGATCTCTTTATCTCGGAGGCTACCGTCAAGAACCACCTCTACCGCATCTATAAGAAGCTCGGTATAAAATCAAGGGATGATGTCATAAAACATTTCCACAGCATGCAGGTTGAAACACCGGTTGAATCATAG
- a CDS encoding FtsX-like permease family protein — MRFLSSYLCAEYKKRLYATFRQSAFIVIIVAIAFFFAAMWPAVNYMFTATFQNARYDLRINGPLTKQDIQLINQNLSSNAFELTGLNAGSVERVYVNGKTFYQNIINYYYQPSQVNRIVMTYFSDGLLLKGAMRKADAWGIDYMTAKRFGVGIGDKIAFDQSIGDRFGNIRKVHRAGIISAIYAPTNEVNGLVSPANPEVTKLLSADGVVFTDVFIKLSGNSPSQAAAMIRSIPKSREWLVDPVPEAYAKGAARVEQTLNRNVRYATIWAALLVYAIFILREQFSRMERRKKNLAILFSLGLSETRLVKMFTLEQILLNTLTGFLGIALGIYVLQGNLGLYIPNETSMSMSVFVAVIILGCLVLSIFQLKYRLRKMDVSRLLVVE; from the coding sequence TTGAGATTTCTATCGAGTTATTTATGTGCAGAGTACAAGAAACGACTCTACGCCACATTTAGACAATCGGCTTTCATCGTGATCATCGTAGCTATAGCATTCTTTTTTGCAGCAATGTGGCCTGCCGTAAACTACATGTTTACGGCTACATTCCAGAACGCTCGCTATGATCTTAGAATCAACGGGCCACTTACAAAGCAAGATATCCAATTGATTAATCAGAATTTGAGTTCCAATGCCTTTGAGTTGACCGGCCTCAACGCTGGATCGGTTGAAAGAGTCTATGTTAATGGCAAGACGTTTTATCAGAACATTATTAATTATTACTACCAACCATCGCAGGTTAACCGGATTGTAATGACCTACTTTTCTGATGGTTTACTACTAAAAGGAGCTATGAGAAAGGCGGATGCCTGGGGCATAGATTACATGACAGCAAAGCGATTTGGCGTCGGTATTGGCGACAAGATAGCTTTTGATCAGTCAATTGGAGATAGGTTTGGCAACATACGGAAAGTGCACCGGGCGGGCATAATAAGCGCCATATACGCTCCAACGAACGAAGTAAACGGTCTTGTCAGCCCAGCCAACCCGGAAGTCACAAAACTTTTGTCTGCCGATGGCGTTGTTTTTACGGATGTCTTTATTAAGCTAAGCGGCAATTCGCCCAGTCAAGCTGCAGCAATGATCAGGTCCATTCCAAAATCACGCGAGTGGTTGGTCGATCCGGTTCCCGAGGCTTACGCTAAAGGTGCGGCAAGAGTTGAACAAACGCTGAACAGAAATGTTCGATATGCTACGATTTGGGCCGCGTTATTAGTCTATGCGATCTTCATTCTACGCGAACAGTTTTCTCGAATGGAAAGAAGGAAAAAGAACCTCGCAATCCTTTTTTCGCTCGGCCTTTCTGAAACCAGGCTCGTCAAAATGTTTACTCTTGAGCAAATCCTTCTAAATACATTAACAGGCTTTCTAGGTATTGCACTAGGGATTTACGTCCTTCAGGGTAACCTCGGGCTTTATATTCCAAATGAGACAAGCATGTCAATGTCGGTCTTTGTCGCAGTAATAATTTTAGGCTGCCTGGTGCTCTCTATCTTTCAACTCAAATATAGGCTTAGGAAAATGGATGTCTCGCGCTTATTAGTTGTCGAATAA
- a CDS encoding ABC transporter ATP-binding protein, which translates to MLYNLEAVSLSYTLNKRLIPIISDLGITVQEGEFSVIMGPSGSGKTSILNIMAGFLRPTSGQVLFRDTDLYALSKGSIASYRNKEIGIVHQFFNLISSFNALQNIAAPLLIAGLKPNEAYERAEIVLERVGMIARAKHYPSELSGGEQQRIAIARALINQPKVILADEPTGNLDQRNTHEILDLFSDIHQKGTTIVMVTHDPMVAERATRAINMNKSFCVV; encoded by the coding sequence ATGCTATACAATCTAGAGGCAGTAAGCCTAAGCTACACACTAAACAAGAGACTTATACCCATCATCAGCGATCTCGGTATTACAGTTCAGGAAGGTGAGTTCTCGGTAATTATGGGGCCTTCTGGTTCCGGGAAGACTTCTATCTTGAATATTATGGCTGGCTTTCTTAGGCCTACGTCGGGACAGGTGCTGTTCAGAGACACCGATCTCTATGCATTGAGTAAGGGCAGCATTGCTAGCTACAGGAACAAAGAGATAGGTATCGTTCACCAATTCTTTAATTTGATTTCCAGTTTCAACGCTCTGCAAAATATTGCCGCACCGCTGCTTATTGCAGGTCTGAAACCGAACGAAGCTTATGAACGAGCGGAAATTGTGCTTGAGCGGGTAGGCATGATCGCAAGAGCTAAGCATTATCCGTCTGAGCTATCTGGTGGAGAGCAACAAAGAATCGCTATTGCAAGGGCGCTTATCAACCAGCCGAAAGTCATCTTAGCCGATGAGCCTACAGGCAACTTAGATCAAAGAAATACACATGAAATTCTCGATCTATTCTCAGATATCCACCAAAAGGGAACGACCATAGTGATGGTGACGCATGACCCGATGGTGGCCGAGAGGGCTACTCGGGCTATCAATATGAACAAGAGTTTTTGCGTAGTTTAA
- a CDS encoding response regulator transcription factor, with protein sequence MINLRVSLFHLLIVRLLTLLDVVFLLSIKISRASLTLLIVAFIYNLVLLVLWRRISNAIETRRYLFLIDLTVTASFIWFSCGFFSSPFFLYSLASIFLSSFFLKNMRYVVGSTLYFIALLNVGLLFDKAALGELIKNQDFDVLITSYMGIMTIAMISGYPACIVQRINKLRQDTASLRQEIQDTEAFISTITNPPVLSNREFEILTHISKGKSNQQISQDLFISEHTVKSHLHRIYKKLGISSREEAVIYYHSQSPRNGS encoded by the coding sequence TTGATTAATCTGCGAGTCAGCCTCTTTCATTTACTAATAGTTCGTCTACTGACGCTTCTCGACGTTGTATTTCTTTTATCCATCAAGATAAGCAGGGCTTCGCTTACATTACTTATCGTTGCTTTCATTTACAATCTGGTGCTGCTTGTCTTGTGGCGAAGAATCTCAAATGCCATAGAAACACGACGATATCTGTTTCTCATCGATCTGACAGTAACAGCGTCTTTTATTTGGTTTTCATGCGGGTTTTTCTCAAGCCCTTTTTTCTTATATTCACTTGCAAGCATATTCTTGAGTTCGTTCTTTCTAAAAAACATGCGATATGTGGTAGGTTCGACTCTTTACTTTATTGCGCTCCTCAACGTCGGGTTGCTGTTTGATAAAGCCGCACTTGGTGAGCTGATAAAGAATCAAGATTTCGATGTCTTAATAACGAGCTATATGGGCATTATGACGATAGCCATGATATCGGGGTATCCGGCATGCATCGTGCAGAGAATCAATAAGTTGCGCCAGGACACGGCATCCTTAAGACAAGAAATTCAAGATACCGAAGCATTTATATCGACAATCACAAATCCGCCGGTTTTATCGAACCGAGAATTTGAAATACTTACACATATAAGCAAGGGCAAATCAAATCAGCAAATATCACAAGACCTTTTCATCTCCGAACATACCGTCAAAAGCCACCTCCACCGAATCTACAAAAAACTCGGGATTTCTTCCCGGGAAGAGGCAGTAATTTACTACCACAGCCAATCCCCACGAAACGGCAGCTAG